The proteins below come from a single Aegilops tauschii subsp. strangulata cultivar AL8/78 chromosome 6, Aet v6.0, whole genome shotgun sequence genomic window:
- the LOC141025770 gene encoding uncharacterized protein, producing the protein MVEIFDPSKGRFIVQDLVDEVSLGAVDVECILALENHGLSAEGILGEEGEDVKDRVPPQFLSKTTGNIIIDDLIVDITKNKSADDDFLRRVVLVLLGTVLAPMSSKTVPKQYYALVDDVKRISKINWNAFTLRVLLDCLRNVRIGKHLRQWPRGNLALLPYLYWEKVQPLEGECAFNPSLSMEPLMRNWTEAAASRRDKFDYDQGRGRGNIKIEDNITKEYRAQERKVPEPEKPKMKPAVGAAKKSKLASNADEMMNLIMKRRMDYIRSQMKEIPEQVAERLLEKLNQNGVMYEPAAAAALGNNDADLEVDSFENGPPGKKEFVYKDDSDGLEPVNDLTQPDEPVVNQNNDDEEKTPAKLNVDKTTKPTDECGATPENPWIVGNSPRAESSDIDISASSIDRMVALFSDNDMEGSIKDDLTPELIDAAVAFVEAAARSEKNMTKRVYYNERGTCVTVESIRPIIDAYQTHLALCVGHDRHLCPAWRSKYLVDRAKARDNPKPSKYNMDSALSRAGAVRRVLDEYTVRDKRLAIAIDMEEANRITPGKYPDVTKWPIIPQIDMPLQEGGNSCGLFVIEVMEHWDGDRWTADFTQGTVNARRRRLIAELVLSPTNTLECVKNKIRDIAKKSKA; encoded by the exons ATGGTTGAGATATTTGATCCTAGCAAGGGCAGATTCATTGTACAAGACTTGGTCGACGAAGTGTCTCTCGGTGCCGTGGATGTTGAGTGCATCTTGGCCTTGGAGAACCACGGACTGTCGGCAGAAGGTATTCTCGGTGAGGAAGGTGAGGATGTTAAAGATCGAGTGCCGCCTCAATTCCTGAGCAAGACCACAGGTAACATAATCATCGATGATCTGATTGTGGACATCACAAAAAATAAATCTGCCGATGACGATTTCCTTCGGAGAGTTGTCCTCGTGTTGCTTGGAACAGTTCTTGCTCCCATGTCGAGCAAGACTGTACCAAAGCAATATTACGCATTGGTGGACGATGTGAAGCGTATATCCAAGATTAATTGGAATGCATTCACCCTCCGGGTTCTGCTGGACTGCCTTCGCAACGTGAGGATAGGCAAACACCTCCGCCAATGGCCGAGAGGGAACTTAGCTCTCCTGCCG TACCTGTACTGGGAGAAGGTTCAGCCTCTGGAAGGTGAATGCGCATTCAATCCTAGCTTGTCCATGGAACCTCTAATGAGGAATTGGACTGAAGCTGCAGCCTCAAGGAGAGACAAGTTTGATTATGACCAAGGTCGTGGCCGTGGTAACATCAAG ATTGAAGACAACATAACCAAGGAGTATAGGGCGCAGGAGCGCAAAGTACCCGAACCAGAAAAGCCAAAAATGAAGCCCGCCGTTGGTGCGGCAAAGAAGTCCAAGTTAGCCTCAAACGCGGACGAGATGATGAACCTCATCATGAAGCGGCGTATGGATTACATACGCAGCCAAATGAAGGAAATACCAGAACAAGTAGCCGAG AGATTGTTAGAGAAGTTGAACCAAAATGGTGTGATGTACGAGCCAGCGGCTGCTGCGGCTCTCGGCAACAACGATGCCGACCTAGAAGTGGATTCCTTTGAGAATGGTCCGCCAGGAAAAAAAGAATTCGTGTACAAGGATGACTCTGACGGTCTAGAGCCGGTGAATGATTTGACACAACCTGACGAGCCTGTTGTAAACCAGAACAACGATGATGAGGAA AAAACACCTGCCAAGTTAAATGTTGACAAGACAACGAAGCCTACTGATGAGTGTGGCGCAACACCGGAGAACCCTTGGATTGTAGGTAATTCTCCTCGAGCAGAATCGTCCGACATTGACATTTCTGCAAGTTCTATCGACAGGATGGTGG CTCTGTTTAGTGACAATGACATGGAAGGCTCTATTAAGGACGATTTGACACCGGAACTCATTGATGCTGCTGTTGCGTTTGTGGAGGCAGCTGCTCGGTCTGAGAAGAATATGACAAAAAGAGTTTACTACAATGAACGTGGCACCTGTGTGACTGTGGAGAGTATACGACCG ATTATCGATGCTTATCAGACACATTTGGCTCTGTGCGTTGGTCATGATCGGCACCTCTGTCCAGCCTGGAGGTCCAAATACCTTGTTGATCGTGCTAAGGCACGAGACAACCCTAAACCGTCGAAATACAACATGGATAGTGCGCTGAGCAGAGCTGGAGCAGTACGTAGGGTTCTGGACGAGTATACCGTCCGTGATAAG CGACTAGCAATAGCAATTGATATGGAAGAGGCAAACCGTATTACACCTGGCAAATATCCAGACGTCACTAAGTGGCCTATCATACCTCAGATCGACATGCCACTACAAGAGGGCGG GAACTCTTGTGGCCTTTTTGTGATTGAAGTTATGGAGCATTGGGACGGGGATCGATGGACCGCCGATTTTACCCAG GGCACGGTTAATGCAAGGAGAAGGCGTCTCATCGCCGAGTTGGTTCTCTCACCTACCAACACGCTCGAATGTGTGAAGAACAAAATCCGCGACATCGCAAAGAAAAGCAAGGCGTGA
- the LOC141025303 gene encoding uncharacterized protein — translation MADDELTDMMYDMEFGELMKDWIEDWSDDENSDRGDRSENGNVLEDLNENNEHDDGEENNSEISNEDYISQLISECHNAYDYYGESDAETCLDVESLAASDSGESQSSVIMSEVCM, via the exons ATGGCGGACGATGAGTTAACTGATATGATGTATGACATGGAGTTTGGAGAACTGATGAAAGACTGGATAGAAGATTGGTCAGATGATGAAAATTCAGATCGTGGAGATAGGTCAGAGAATGGGAACGTATTGGAAGATCTTAAT GAAAACAATGAGCATGATGATGGTGAGGAAAACAACTCGGAGATCTCGAATGAAGATTACATTAGTCAG CTCATTTCCGAATGTCATAATGCGTACGACTATTACGGTGAATCCGACGCGGAGACATGCCTTGATGTCGAATCATTAGCTGCATCTGATTCTGGGGAGTCGCAATCGTCGGTCATCATGAGTGAGGTATGTATGTAA